One region of Alosa sapidissima isolate fAloSap1 chromosome 1, fAloSap1.pri, whole genome shotgun sequence genomic DNA includes:
- the kdm4c gene encoding lysine-specific demethylase 4C isoform X3, with protein sequence MAGTGGSTPGNPSLKIMTFRPTMEEFRDFNQYLVYMESQGAQRAGLAKVIPPKGWKPRRTYDDIDDLVIQAPIQQMVAGQSGLFTQYNIQKKPQTVKEFRQLANSDKYCTPRHLSFEDLERKYWKNLTFVSPIYGADVSGTLYDEDVGEWNIGHLNTILDVIEEDCGVAIQGVNTPYLYFGMWKTSFSWHTEDMDLYSINYLHFGEPKSWYAIPPEHGKRLERLATGFFPNSFKGCEAFLRHKMTLISPSILKKYSIPFDKITQEAGEFMITFPYGYHAGFNHGFNCAESTNFASVRWIDYGRVATQCSCSKDMVKISMDPFVRLFQPERYAGWLQGKDPCPIDHTQATPSSTPELESWLQRRAQTKPAVKSLPHTRTRSKRHKTVEEPVDMEASAVEKCRRLECCPEDQVAPAPTPQDHKSQTALLQGIGSSGQRRQMCVVKVNRVEADTLIQKASIREDPSGRHHQKVSARERSVSKEPPDAELSLSASQSHGPLDKPPRTDQHTDTRTHSLAPGSPAVVTDMSANTSACATATKKSKSTSQESKGDQATVSACDGQSQGCKLTEHAHTPPAENTLTTPHSSRADRPLDSGSQALYGEVSSTPPSADLCPEADKPPPHGASEASEVSAQCPAYPPQVSSGLALVPSAGCVSEMPLLTPEPVEMEQEEPPALTQEMPALTLALCSEAVSAAVAGRHTHAPALYRESDTPVQSHTAPPELTLEALSQEPPLSLEPAVSEAHTDCTHTHMWTHTPNPVQHTHTLSTAEAQDTPPPTLEIQHTQSTDKVPNRTQFCSGPSSSDKSALLVTSALTLQTHARTPQGSPTAHTRTLTQPCTGLPHKKTLSVVPHNSISTAHSTHPCTTEHTETTPTTSAHPAHSFAFCKSQPSTTGPSTGPRMHSDTADHRTHLSITGCNEQSDSPSVSADTQPQLNIPPDTTATDAGQGSMQYNSSTKSHAQQSFRRCASLTQPAGAPADHSHSNTYTLLETFPPESSLVDMRPQSLPPDAVWASLPAPSPAVLIESVRPELTDSLTAYHAPATAYDRHALHTFSMWEEPRCKAVHSPEPPEPPEREQTWTQLEPSLPHTALHAHAQVHTHAHHDGQPDDADAELPSNELASSECGGSERGGGGASSSDDSYNSNLSESECGDSGLEPGEVPPYQTGGMKKNTKSWRLPLRKPTARAVPSAVKQQNISDEEPPECSVAEGEEQEQELEQWARPLVQLWNSRGRCISAEREYNAMVAQKRPHCAICTMFMPYYQPEESSEDRREAQEVTRGSGEFVRSRPLIPEICFAFREGSCPPTTLLEEDGSSPLIRCAHCCVQVHASCYGVAADDIGEAWSCDHCLSGDQAADCCLCNLRGGALKTTTDHRWAHVMCAIAIPEVKFVDETKRSPVDTSAVPPQRYKLKCIYCRKRVKRVAGACVQCSCGRCSTSFHVTCAHAAGVAMEADDWPYVVFITCHRHQSRSSTTSRDCAALGPPEVGEVVQKRNVREDLVVGQTVISKHKNLRYYSSRVTHITSHTFYEVMFDDGSFSNDTFPEDIVVSSRDCAALGPPEVGEVVQVKWPDGLYYTAKYLGSNTTHMYQVEFEDGSQVTAKREDIYTLDEDLPKKVKGRLSTASSMRFQDAFFTSQGERKRQRTPNSRFQRDYITKSS encoded by the exons ATGGCGGGCACAGGGGGCAGCACCCCTGGTAACCCCTCCCTGAAAATCATGACATTTCGGCCAACAATGGAGGAGTTCCGAGATTTCAACCAGTACCTTGTGTACATGGAGTCCCAGGGAGCCCAACGTGCTGGTCTTGCTAAG GTCATTCCTCCAAAGGGATGGAAACCGCGCCGTACCTACGATGATATTGATGACCTGGTGATTCAGGCACCCATCCAGCAGATGGTGGCTGGCCAGTCTGGACTCTTCACCCAGTACAACATCCAGAAGAAGCCTCAGACTGTGAAGGAATTCCGCCAGCTGGCCAACAGCGACAA GTACTGCACCCCACGGCACCTGAGTTTTGAGGACTTGGAGAGAAAGTACTGGAAGAATCTCACTTTTGTGTCCCCTATCTATGGAGCCGATGTGAGTGGCACCCTCTACGATGAG GATGTAGGAGAGTGGAACATTGGACACCTCAACACAATTCTGGATGTGATTGAGGAGGACTGTGGTGTGGCCATCCAGGGGGTGAACACGCCTTACCTGTACTTCGGCATGTGGAAGACCAGCTTCTCATGGCACACAGAGGATATGGACCTCTACAGCATTAACTACCTGCACTTTGGAGAGCCCAAGTCCTG GTATGCTATCCCACCGGAGCATGGGAAGAGGCTGGAGCGCCTGGCTACAG GTTTCTTCCCTAATAGCTTTAAGGGCTGCGAGGCTTTCCTGAGGCATAAGATGACTCTCATATCACCTTCCATTCTTAAGAAGTACAGCATCCCCTTTGACAAG ATAACCCAGGAGGCTGGTGAGTTTATGATCACATTCCCATATGGTTACCACGCTGGGTTCAACCATGGCTTCAACTGTGCCGAATCTACTAACTTTGCCAGCGTGCGATGGATTGACTACGGCAGAGTTGCAACTCAG tGCTCCTGCAGTAAGGACATGGTGAAGATCTCCATGGACCCGTTTGTGCGGCTCTTCCAGCCGGAGCGCTACGCGGGGTGGCTGCAGGGTAAAGACCCGTGCCCCATCGACCACACGCAGGCCACGCCCAGCTCCACGCCCGAACTAGAGAGCTGGCTGCAGAGACGAGCCCAAACCAAACCTGCTGTCAAGAG CCTGCCCCACACCCGCACGCGCTCAAAGAGGCACAAGACCGTGGAGGAGCCTGTGGACATGGAAGCTTCTGCGGTGGAGAAGTGTAGGAGGTTGGAGTGCTGTCCAGAGGATCAGGTGGCACCTGCTCCTACTCCACAGGACCACAAATCCCAAACTGCGCTACTTCAGGGCATTG GTTCCTCTGGTCAGCGCAGacagatgtgtgttgtgaaggTGAACCGAGTTGAGGCAGACACGCTGATTCAAAAAGCCTCCATCCGCGAGGACCCCTCAGGACGGCATCACCAGAAAGTGTCCGCTAGAGAACGCAGTGTATCAAAGGAGCCACCAGACGCAGAGCTGAGCCTGTCAGCAAGCCAGTCGCACGGCCCTCTGGACAAGCCTCCGAGGACTGACCAACACAcggacacacgtacacactcttTGGCCCCCGGGTCCCCTGCCGTAGTCACTGACATGAGTGCCAACACTTCAGCATGTGCGACCGCTACGAAGAAGAGCAAGTCGACCTCGCAGGAAAGCAAAGGCGATCAAGCTACTGTGTCAGCCTGTGATGGTCAATCACAGGGCTGCAAACTCAcggaacacgcacacacaccgccaGCGGAAAATACGCTGACCACACCTCACTCCTCGCGAGCAGATCGCCCTCTGGACTCTGGAAGTCAAGCACTTTATGGTGAAGTAAGTAGCACGCCCCCGTCTGCGGATCTGTGCCCTGAGGCTGACAAACCCCCCCCACACGGGGCATCTGAAGCTTCTGAGGTGAGTGCCCAGTGCCCTGCGTACCCTCCACAGGTCAGCAGCGGCCTTGCCCTAGTGCCAAGCGCAGGGTGCGTCTCGGAAATGCCCCTGCTGACCCCGGAGCCCGTGGAGATGGAACAGGAGGAGCCGCCCGCTCTCACCCAGGAGATGCCTGCCCTCACGCTCGCCCTGTGCTCAGAAGCGGTGTCGGCGGCGGTTGCGGGCAGGCACACGCACGCCCCCGCGCTCTACCGCGAGAGCGACACGCCCGTCCAGTCTCACACGGCTCCGCCAGAACTGACCTTAGAGGCCCTGAGCCAGGAGCCACCCCTCAGCCTGGAGCCTGCTGTCAGTGAGGCCCacacagactgcacacacacacacatgtggacacacacTCCGAACCctgtgcagcacacacacacactgtctacaGCAGAGGCACAAGACACACCGCCACCAACACTTGAAATCcaacacacacaatccacagACAAGGTCCCCAATCGCACCCAGTTCTGCTCTGGTCCAAGTTCCTCTGACAAATCGGCACTTCTGGTGACCAGTGCCCTCACGCTCCAGACGCACGCTCGCACGCCACAGGGTAGCCCCACTGCACACACTCGCACCTTGACACAGCCGTGCACTGGACTCCCACACAAAAAAACGCTGAGTGTTGTTCCCCACAACAGCATTTCGactgcacacagcacacaccccTGCACTACTGAACACACTGAAACAACCCCGACCACCTCAGCTCACCCAGCGCACTCCTTTGCATTCTGTAAGTCCCAGCCCAGCACTACCGGCCCCAGCACAGGCCCCCGTATGCACTCCGACACTGCTGACCACAGAACACACTTAAGCATTACAGGCTGTAATGAGCAGTCTGACTCACCGTCTGTCTCCGCAGACACTCAGCCCCAGCTGAACATTCCCCCCGACACTACAGCCACTGACGCAGGCCAGGGCTCCATGCAGTACAACAGCAGCACTAAGTCTCACGCGCAGCAGAGCTTCAGACGCTGCGCTAGTCTCACACAGCCAGCCGGGGCGCCCGCTGACCACTCGCACTCCAACACTTACACGCTTCTGGAGACCTTCCCCCCTGAGAGCTCATTGGTGGATATGCGGCCTCAGTCCCTCCCCCCCGACGCCGTGTGGGCCAGCCTGCCGGCTCCGTCCCCGGCCGTGCTGATCGAGAGCGTGCGGCCGGAGCTGACGGACAGCCTGACGGCCTATCACGCGCCAGCAACCGCCTACGACCGCCACGCGCTGCACACCTTCAGCATGTGGGAGGAGCCGCGCTGCAAGGCCGTCCACTCGCCGGAGCCCCCCGAGCCGCCGGAGCGCGAGCAGACCTGGACCCAGCTGGAGCCCagcctcccacacacagctctgcACGCCCacgcacaggtacacacacacgcccaccacGACGGCCAGCCCGATGACGCCGATGCAGAGTTGCCTAGCAACGAGCTGGCTTCCTCTGAGTGCGGAGGCtcggagagaggaggaggcggagCCAGCAGCAGCGATGACAGCTACAACTCCAACCTCAGCGAATCCGAGTGCGGCGACTCAGGCCTTGAGCCGGGGGAAGTCCCCCCA TACCAGACTGGGGGGATGAAGAAGAACACAAAGAGCTGGCGCCTGCCCCTGAGGAAGCCCACCGCTCGAGCCGTGCCGAGCGCTGTCAAGCAGCAGAACATCAGCGACGAAG AGCCTCCAGAATGTTCCGTGGCAGAGggggaagagcaggagcaggagctggagcAGTGGGCACGGCCGCTGGTGCAGCTGTGGAACAGCAGGGGGCGCTGTATCAGTGCCGAGCGCGAGTACAACGCTATGGTGGCCCAGAAGCGGCCACACTGTGCCATCTGCACCATGTTCATGCCTTACTATCAG CCTGAGGAGAGCTCAGAGGACCGAAGGGAAGCACAAGAGGTCACTCGGGGCTCAGGGGAGTTTGTGCGATCGCGACCTTTGATCCCGGAGATCTGCTTTGCCTTTCGGGAAGGCTCGTGCCCCCCCACAACCCTCCTGGAGGAGGACGGCTCCAGCCCCCTCATCCGCTGCGCCCACTGCTGCGTCCAGGTCCATGCCA GTTGCTATGGTGTCGCTGCAGATGACATTGGTGAGGCCTGGTCCTGTGACCACTGCTTGAGCGGAGATCAGGCCGCA GACTGCTGTCTGTGTAATCTGCGTGGGGGAGCTCTGAAGACGACCACAGACCACAG atgGGCCCATGTGATGTGTGCCATTGCCATTCCGGAGGTGAAGTTTGTAGATGAAACCAAAAGGAGTCCTGTAGACACCAGCGCTGTCCCACCTCAGAGATACAAACtg AAGTGTATTTACTGTCGCAAGCGCGTGAAGCGAGTTGCGGGGGCGTGTGTCCAGTGCTCCTGCGGCCGATGTTCCACCTCCTTCCATGTCACCTGTGCTCATGCCGCCGGGGTGGCCATGGAGGCTGATGATTGGCCGTATGTGGTGTTCATCACCTGCCACAGGCACCAGTCTCGAAGCTCAACAACA agcagAGACTGTGCTGCGTTGGGTCCTCCTGAGGTGGGGGAGGTGGTTCAG AAGCGCAATGTGCGTGAGGACCTGGTGGTGGGTCAGACAGTCATCAGCAAGCACAAGAACCTGCGCTACTACAGCTCCCGTGTCACACACATTACCTCACACACCTTCTATGAGGTCATGTTCGACGACGGCTCCTTCAGTAACGACACCTTCCCGGAGGACATTGTGGTGAGT agcagAGACTGTGCTGCGTTGGGTCCTCCTGAGGTGGGGGAGGTGGTTCAGGTGAAGTGGCCCGATGGACTCTACTACACCGCCAAATATCTTGGCTCTAATACAACACATATgtaccag GTGGAGTTTGAGGACGGCTCTCAGGTAACGGCCAAGAGAGAGGACATCTACACTCTGGACGAAGACCTGCCCAAGAAGGTCAAAGGACGACTT TCTACAGCCTCCAGCATGCGTTTCCAGGACGCTTTTTTCACCTCGCAGGGAGAGCGGAAGAGACAGAGGACCCCCAACTCCCGCTTCCAGAGAGACTACATCACCAAGAGCAGCTGA
- the kdm4c gene encoding lysine-specific demethylase 4C isoform X9, with product MAGTGGSTPGNPSLKIMTFRPTMEEFRDFNQYLVYMESQGAQRAGLAKVIPPKGWKPRRTYDDIDDLVIQAPIQQMVAGQSGLFTQYNIQKKPQTVKEFRQLANSDKYCTPRHLSFEDLERKYWKNLTFVSPIYGADVSGTLYDEDVGEWNIGHLNTILDVIEEDCGVAIQGVNTPYLYFGMWKTSFSWHTEDMDLYSINYLHFGEPKSWYAIPPEHGKRLERLATGFFPNSFKGCEAFLRHKMTLISPSILKKYSIPFDKITQEAGEFMITFPYGYHAGFNHGFNCAESTNFASVRWIDYGRVATQCSCSKDMVKISMDPFVRLFQPERYAGWLQGKDPCPIDHTQATPSSTPELESWLQRRAQTKPAVKSLPHTRTRSKRHKTVEEPVDMEASAVEKCRRLECCPEDQVAPAPTPQDHKSQTALLQGIGSSGQRRQMCVVKVNRVEADTLIQKASIREDPSGRHHQKVSARERSVSKEPPDAELSLSASQSHGPLDKPPRTDQHTDTRTHSLAPGSPAVVTDMSANTSACATATKKSKSTSQESKGDQATVSACDGQSQGCKLTEHAHTPPAENTLTTPHSSRADRPLDSGSQALYGEVSSTPPSADLCPEADKPPPHGASEASEVSAQCPAYPPQVSSGLALVPSAGCVSEMPLLTPEPVEMEQEEPPALTQEMPALTLALCSEAVSAAVAGRHTHAPALYRESDTPVQSHTAPPELTLEALSQEPPLSLEPAVSEAHTDCTHTHMWTHTPNPVQHTHTLSTAEAQDTPPPTLEIQHTQSTDKVPNRTQFCSGPSSSDKSALLVTSALTLQTHARTPQGSPTAHTRTLTQPCTGLPHKKTLSVVPHNSISTAHSTHPCTTEHTETTPTTSAHPAHSFAFCKSQPSTTGPSTGPRMHSDTADHRTHLSITGCNEQSDSPSVSADTQPQLNIPPDTTATDAGQGSMQYNSSTKSHAQQSFRRCASLTQPAGAPADHSHSNTYTLLETFPPESSLVDMRPQSLPPDAVWASLPAPSPAVLIESVRPELTDSLTAYHAPATAYDRHALHTFSMWEEPRCKAVHSPEPPEPPEREQTWTQLEPSLPHTALHAHAQVHTHAHHDGQPDDADAELPSNELASSECGGSERGGGGASSSDDSYNSNLSESECGDSGLEPGEVPPYQTGGMKKNTKSWRLPLRKPTARAVPSAVKQQNISDEEPPECSVAEGEEQEQELEQWARPLVQLWNSRGRCISAEREYNAMVAQKRPHCAICTMFMPYYQPEESSEDRREAQEVTRGSGEFVRSRPLIPEICFAFREGSCPPTTLLEEDGSSPLIRCAHCCVQVHASCYGVAADDIGEAWSCDHCLSGDQAADCCLCNLRGGALKTTTDHRWAHVMCAIAIPEVKFVDETKRSPVDTSAVPPQRYKLKCIYCRKRVKRVAGACVQCSCGRCSTSFHVTCAHAAGVAMEADDWPYVVFITCHRHQSRSSTTSRDCAALGPPEVGEVVQVEFEDGSQVTAKREDIYTLDEDLPKKVKGRLSTASSMRFQDAFFTSQGERKRQRTPNSRFQRDYITKSS from the exons ATGGCGGGCACAGGGGGCAGCACCCCTGGTAACCCCTCCCTGAAAATCATGACATTTCGGCCAACAATGGAGGAGTTCCGAGATTTCAACCAGTACCTTGTGTACATGGAGTCCCAGGGAGCCCAACGTGCTGGTCTTGCTAAG GTCATTCCTCCAAAGGGATGGAAACCGCGCCGTACCTACGATGATATTGATGACCTGGTGATTCAGGCACCCATCCAGCAGATGGTGGCTGGCCAGTCTGGACTCTTCACCCAGTACAACATCCAGAAGAAGCCTCAGACTGTGAAGGAATTCCGCCAGCTGGCCAACAGCGACAA GTACTGCACCCCACGGCACCTGAGTTTTGAGGACTTGGAGAGAAAGTACTGGAAGAATCTCACTTTTGTGTCCCCTATCTATGGAGCCGATGTGAGTGGCACCCTCTACGATGAG GATGTAGGAGAGTGGAACATTGGACACCTCAACACAATTCTGGATGTGATTGAGGAGGACTGTGGTGTGGCCATCCAGGGGGTGAACACGCCTTACCTGTACTTCGGCATGTGGAAGACCAGCTTCTCATGGCACACAGAGGATATGGACCTCTACAGCATTAACTACCTGCACTTTGGAGAGCCCAAGTCCTG GTATGCTATCCCACCGGAGCATGGGAAGAGGCTGGAGCGCCTGGCTACAG GTTTCTTCCCTAATAGCTTTAAGGGCTGCGAGGCTTTCCTGAGGCATAAGATGACTCTCATATCACCTTCCATTCTTAAGAAGTACAGCATCCCCTTTGACAAG ATAACCCAGGAGGCTGGTGAGTTTATGATCACATTCCCATATGGTTACCACGCTGGGTTCAACCATGGCTTCAACTGTGCCGAATCTACTAACTTTGCCAGCGTGCGATGGATTGACTACGGCAGAGTTGCAACTCAG tGCTCCTGCAGTAAGGACATGGTGAAGATCTCCATGGACCCGTTTGTGCGGCTCTTCCAGCCGGAGCGCTACGCGGGGTGGCTGCAGGGTAAAGACCCGTGCCCCATCGACCACACGCAGGCCACGCCCAGCTCCACGCCCGAACTAGAGAGCTGGCTGCAGAGACGAGCCCAAACCAAACCTGCTGTCAAGAG CCTGCCCCACACCCGCACGCGCTCAAAGAGGCACAAGACCGTGGAGGAGCCTGTGGACATGGAAGCTTCTGCGGTGGAGAAGTGTAGGAGGTTGGAGTGCTGTCCAGAGGATCAGGTGGCACCTGCTCCTACTCCACAGGACCACAAATCCCAAACTGCGCTACTTCAGGGCATTG GTTCCTCTGGTCAGCGCAGacagatgtgtgttgtgaaggTGAACCGAGTTGAGGCAGACACGCTGATTCAAAAAGCCTCCATCCGCGAGGACCCCTCAGGACGGCATCACCAGAAAGTGTCCGCTAGAGAACGCAGTGTATCAAAGGAGCCACCAGACGCAGAGCTGAGCCTGTCAGCAAGCCAGTCGCACGGCCCTCTGGACAAGCCTCCGAGGACTGACCAACACAcggacacacgtacacactcttTGGCCCCCGGGTCCCCTGCCGTAGTCACTGACATGAGTGCCAACACTTCAGCATGTGCGACCGCTACGAAGAAGAGCAAGTCGACCTCGCAGGAAAGCAAAGGCGATCAAGCTACTGTGTCAGCCTGTGATGGTCAATCACAGGGCTGCAAACTCAcggaacacgcacacacaccgccaGCGGAAAATACGCTGACCACACCTCACTCCTCGCGAGCAGATCGCCCTCTGGACTCTGGAAGTCAAGCACTTTATGGTGAAGTAAGTAGCACGCCCCCGTCTGCGGATCTGTGCCCTGAGGCTGACAAACCCCCCCCACACGGGGCATCTGAAGCTTCTGAGGTGAGTGCCCAGTGCCCTGCGTACCCTCCACAGGTCAGCAGCGGCCTTGCCCTAGTGCCAAGCGCAGGGTGCGTCTCGGAAATGCCCCTGCTGACCCCGGAGCCCGTGGAGATGGAACAGGAGGAGCCGCCCGCTCTCACCCAGGAGATGCCTGCCCTCACGCTCGCCCTGTGCTCAGAAGCGGTGTCGGCGGCGGTTGCGGGCAGGCACACGCACGCCCCCGCGCTCTACCGCGAGAGCGACACGCCCGTCCAGTCTCACACGGCTCCGCCAGAACTGACCTTAGAGGCCCTGAGCCAGGAGCCACCCCTCAGCCTGGAGCCTGCTGTCAGTGAGGCCCacacagactgcacacacacacacatgtggacacacacTCCGAACCctgtgcagcacacacacacactgtctacaGCAGAGGCACAAGACACACCGCCACCAACACTTGAAATCcaacacacacaatccacagACAAGGTCCCCAATCGCACCCAGTTCTGCTCTGGTCCAAGTTCCTCTGACAAATCGGCACTTCTGGTGACCAGTGCCCTCACGCTCCAGACGCACGCTCGCACGCCACAGGGTAGCCCCACTGCACACACTCGCACCTTGACACAGCCGTGCACTGGACTCCCACACAAAAAAACGCTGAGTGTTGTTCCCCACAACAGCATTTCGactgcacacagcacacaccccTGCACTACTGAACACACTGAAACAACCCCGACCACCTCAGCTCACCCAGCGCACTCCTTTGCATTCTGTAAGTCCCAGCCCAGCACTACCGGCCCCAGCACAGGCCCCCGTATGCACTCCGACACTGCTGACCACAGAACACACTTAAGCATTACAGGCTGTAATGAGCAGTCTGACTCACCGTCTGTCTCCGCAGACACTCAGCCCCAGCTGAACATTCCCCCCGACACTACAGCCACTGACGCAGGCCAGGGCTCCATGCAGTACAACAGCAGCACTAAGTCTCACGCGCAGCAGAGCTTCAGACGCTGCGCTAGTCTCACACAGCCAGCCGGGGCGCCCGCTGACCACTCGCACTCCAACACTTACACGCTTCTGGAGACCTTCCCCCCTGAGAGCTCATTGGTGGATATGCGGCCTCAGTCCCTCCCCCCCGACGCCGTGTGGGCCAGCCTGCCGGCTCCGTCCCCGGCCGTGCTGATCGAGAGCGTGCGGCCGGAGCTGACGGACAGCCTGACGGCCTATCACGCGCCAGCAACCGCCTACGACCGCCACGCGCTGCACACCTTCAGCATGTGGGAGGAGCCGCGCTGCAAGGCCGTCCACTCGCCGGAGCCCCCCGAGCCGCCGGAGCGCGAGCAGACCTGGACCCAGCTGGAGCCCagcctcccacacacagctctgcACGCCCacgcacaggtacacacacacgcccaccacGACGGCCAGCCCGATGACGCCGATGCAGAGTTGCCTAGCAACGAGCTGGCTTCCTCTGAGTGCGGAGGCtcggagagaggaggaggcggagCCAGCAGCAGCGATGACAGCTACAACTCCAACCTCAGCGAATCCGAGTGCGGCGACTCAGGCCTTGAGCCGGGGGAAGTCCCCCCA TACCAGACTGGGGGGATGAAGAAGAACACAAAGAGCTGGCGCCTGCCCCTGAGGAAGCCCACCGCTCGAGCCGTGCCGAGCGCTGTCAAGCAGCAGAACATCAGCGACGAAG AGCCTCCAGAATGTTCCGTGGCAGAGggggaagagcaggagcaggagctggagcAGTGGGCACGGCCGCTGGTGCAGCTGTGGAACAGCAGGGGGCGCTGTATCAGTGCCGAGCGCGAGTACAACGCTATGGTGGCCCAGAAGCGGCCACACTGTGCCATCTGCACCATGTTCATGCCTTACTATCAG CCTGAGGAGAGCTCAGAGGACCGAAGGGAAGCACAAGAGGTCACTCGGGGCTCAGGGGAGTTTGTGCGATCGCGACCTTTGATCCCGGAGATCTGCTTTGCCTTTCGGGAAGGCTCGTGCCCCCCCACAACCCTCCTGGAGGAGGACGGCTCCAGCCCCCTCATCCGCTGCGCCCACTGCTGCGTCCAGGTCCATGCCA GTTGCTATGGTGTCGCTGCAGATGACATTGGTGAGGCCTGGTCCTGTGACCACTGCTTGAGCGGAGATCAGGCCGCA GACTGCTGTCTGTGTAATCTGCGTGGGGGAGCTCTGAAGACGACCACAGACCACAG atgGGCCCATGTGATGTGTGCCATTGCCATTCCGGAGGTGAAGTTTGTAGATGAAACCAAAAGGAGTCCTGTAGACACCAGCGCTGTCCCACCTCAGAGATACAAACtg AAGTGTATTTACTGTCGCAAGCGCGTGAAGCGAGTTGCGGGGGCGTGTGTCCAGTGCTCCTGCGGCCGATGTTCCACCTCCTTCCATGTCACCTGTGCTCATGCCGCCGGGGTGGCCATGGAGGCTGATGATTGGCCGTATGTGGTGTTCATCACCTGCCACAGGCACCAGTCTCGAAGCTCAACAACA agcagAGACTGTGCTGCGTTGGGTCCTCCTGAGGTGGGGGAGGTGGTTCAG GTGGAGTTTGAGGACGGCTCTCAGGTAACGGCCAAGAGAGAGGACATCTACACTCTGGACGAAGACCTGCCCAAGAAGGTCAAAGGACGACTT TCTACAGCCTCCAGCATGCGTTTCCAGGACGCTTTTTTCACCTCGCAGGGAGAGCGGAAGAGACAGAGGACCCCCAACTCCCGCTTCCAGAGAGACTACATCACCAAGAGCAGCTGA